In Primulina huaijiensis isolate GDHJ02 chromosome 4, ASM1229523v2, whole genome shotgun sequence, a genomic segment contains:
- the LOC140975087 gene encoding probable rRNA-processing protein EBP2 homolog has translation MSNKGTMNGAGAEDNDPVVSESESESESESEYGDDVQVTEPSKTAVYNKDGLLDKFADISWPENVDWIQKLSIDIDQGQEVDVNDDLNRELAFYTQALEGARQAFMKFQSMGLPFMRPSDYYAEMVKTDRHMEKVKGRLLAEKRKTEEAEERRKSRENKKLAKEIQTQKQRERAKQKKEDIESVKKWRKQRQQSGFAKDDKDGDLSLAFEDGKSFERSNKKRPGVSPGDRSGGKAKLGGGKGKMGFNKRKGKEFKDAKFGFGGKKGMKKQNTADTTNDFSKSTFPRSKRQRR, from the coding sequence ATGTCTAATAAGGGGACAATGAATGGTGCAGGGGCAGAGGACAACGATCCAGTTGTTTCTGAATCTGAATCTGAATCTGAATCAGAATCAGAATATGGTGACGACGTGCAGGTGACTGAGCCTTCGAAGACTGCTGTTTACAACAAGGATGGCTTATTAGATAAATTTGCAGATATCAGCTGGCCTGAAAATGTAGACTGGATACAAAAACTttctattgatattgatcagggGCAAGAGGTGGATGTGAATGATGATCTGAACCGGGAACTTGCTTTCTACACCCAGGCACTAGAAGGTGCAAGACAGGCCTTCATGAAGTTTCAGTCAATGGGGCTACCTTTCATGAGGCCTTCTGACTATTATGCAGAAATGGTGAAAACTGATCGACACATGGAAAAGGTAAAGGGACGACTTTTGGCAGAGAAGAGAAAGACTGAAGAGGCTGAGGAGAGAAGGAAGTCAAGGGAGAATAAGAAGTTAGCCAAAGAGATACAGACTCAGAAGCAGAGGGAGAGGGCTAAACAGAAGAAAGAAGATATTGAATCGGTCAAGAAGTGGCGGAAGCAGAGGCAGCAGAGTGGATTTGCTAAGGATGACAAGGACGGTGATCTTAGCTTGGCTTTTGAAGATGGCAAATCGTTTGAAAGATCGAATAAGAAGAGGCCAGGTGTGTCTCCCGGAGATCGTTCTGGAGGGAAGGCAAAGCTAGGTGGTGGCAAGGGGAAGATGGGATTCAATAAGAGGAAAGGCAAGGAATTCAAGGACGCCAAATTTGGATTTGGTGGGAAGAAAGGAATGAAAAAGCAAAACACGGCTGATACAACAAATGATTTCAGTAAAAGCACTTTCCCCAGATCAAAGAGACAGAGAAGGTGA